A region from the Pelobates fuscus isolate aPelFus1 chromosome 3, aPelFus1.pri, whole genome shotgun sequence genome encodes:
- the LOC134601886 gene encoding homeobox protein siamois-like, with amino-acid sequence MDIDVELNQILTTVLSLEEDYPLPRNEYKKDGFTCVLGELPDIFQSVQSRLPHFYSGLLQQNHEDPCSLLRISHETKTNQTLDPKDQDDYINKSQGTYKGNKRPCHAEQTEGCKRQRCMNDIYLPMASNSRTVKRTQFSMEQTAYLLNQFELDPYPDFVRRCQIANLSGIPEPRIQVWFQNRRARHLMEPRTTRSNLESH; translated from the exons ATGGATATCGATGTTGAGTTGAACCAAATCCTGACAACTGTTCTCTCCCTAGAAGAAGACTATCCTTTGCCACGGAATGAATACAAAAAAGATGGCTTCACTTGTGTTCTTGGGGAATTACCTGATATTTTTCAATCAGTGCAAAGTCGACTACCTCATTTCTACTCAGGGCTTCTACAACAGAATCATGAGGATCCCTGCTCATTATTGAGAATCTCACATGAAACTAAGACAAACCAAACTCTGGATCCTAAGGACCAAGATGATTATATAAACAAATCGCAAGGGACATACAAGGGCAACAAAA GGCCATGTCATGCAGAGCAGACAGAAGGATGTAAAAGACAGAGGTGCATGAATGATATTTATTTGCCAATGGCCTCAAACAGCAGAACGGTGAAAAGAACACAGTTCAGCATGGAACAGACGGCATACTTGCTAAATCAGTTTGAACTGGATCCTTATCCAGACTTTGTTAGAAGATGTCAAATTGCAAATCTATCGGGAATCCCTGAACCAAGGATACAG gtttgGTTTCAAAATAGAAGAGCAAGACATCTCATGGAACCAAGAACTACTAGAAGCAACCTTGAAAGCCATTGA